In a genomic window of Flavobacterium sp. KACC 22761:
- a CDS encoding GNAT family N-acetyltransferase, with product MSTLKITKATLNDIAKLQDIGRITFSETFATVNSEENMAKYLEESFATEKLTSELQNESSYFYLAAIDEKIIGYLKLNTGEAQTEKQDKNALEIERIYVAKDFHGKNIGQELYAQALKTATALNASYMWLGVWEKNFRAVSFYTKNGFEQFDTHIFRLGDDEQTDLMMKKILA from the coding sequence ATGAGTACGCTAAAAATTACAAAAGCAACGCTAAATGATATTGCAAAACTTCAAGATATTGGCAGAATAACTTTTTCTGAAACTTTTGCAACAGTAAATTCAGAAGAAAATATGGCAAAATATCTGGAAGAAAGTTTTGCTACGGAAAAATTGACTTCGGAACTTCAAAATGAATCTTCTTATTTTTATTTGGCAGCAATCGATGAAAAAATAATCGGTTATTTAAAATTAAACACAGGAGAAGCGCAAACCGAAAAACAAGATAAAAACGCTCTTGAAATTGAACGCATTTATGTTGCAAAAGATTTTCATGGCAAAAATATTGGGCAAGAATTGTATGCTCAAGCTTTAAAAACTGCAACAGCACTAAATGCTTCCTATATGTGGCTTGGCGTATGGGAAAAGAATTTTAGAGCTGTTAGTTTTTATACTAAAAATGGTTTTGAGCAATTTGACACTCATATTTTTAGATTGGGCGACGATGAACAAACCGATTTGATGATGAAAAAAATCTTAGCCTAA